One Leptospira fletcheri genomic window carries:
- a CDS encoding LIC_11366 family protein, whose translation MPYTRLPKRFRTLFSGLLLFPTLIFAEDASIPKFKELPQERVSPAEDKWEFGARFGAGIRGMDRFDHNLGGFTSSLDPTVFTVTKVRNERTMTQGEILIRNRFSGNFKVGVIGGFHYFQNFGLTNITGDPFYTKLHFGMESLYLLAMVWQDGRINRYLNWEAGFGGGYTKALWVSGGYATNGKDYYIQNGNLSGSGIEFRLEGSVSTPVTNHVTLSAGVFLSWINIASFDGSFNGSTSSVYIRQDGRVSPLTESANQQNILLSQQYSRKLDMQSAYGGIFFGVNYRL comes from the coding sequence ATGCCTTATACGCGACTTCCCAAAAGATTCCGAACCCTTTTTAGCGGCTTACTCCTATTTCCGACCCTAATTTTCGCGGAAGACGCCTCGATTCCGAAATTTAAGGAACTTCCTCAGGAAAGAGTCTCTCCTGCGGAAGACAAATGGGAATTCGGAGCGAGGTTCGGAGCGGGCATCCGGGGAATGGATCGATTCGACCACAATCTAGGAGGATTCACCTCTTCCTTGGATCCGACTGTGTTTACGGTAACGAAGGTGAGAAACGAAAGGACCATGACCCAGGGAGAAATCCTGATCCGGAATCGATTTTCGGGAAATTTCAAAGTCGGGGTCATCGGAGGCTTTCATTATTTTCAGAACTTCGGACTCACGAATATTACCGGAGATCCGTTCTATACGAAATTACATTTCGGTATGGAAAGCCTATATTTGCTGGCTATGGTCTGGCAGGACGGAAGAATCAATCGGTATTTAAACTGGGAGGCCGGATTCGGAGGAGGCTATACCAAGGCTCTCTGGGTGTCCGGAGGATATGCCACGAACGGAAAAGATTATTACATCCAGAACGGAAACTTGAGCGGTTCGGGTATAGAATTCCGCCTGGAAGGGTCCGTCTCCACTCCTGTGACGAACCATGTGACCTTGAGCGCGGGAGTCTTTCTATCCTGGATCAATATAGCTTCCTTTGATGGTTCGTTTAACGGAAGTACGTCAAGTGTTTATATTAGACAGGACGGCAGGGTTTCCCCTTTGACCGAATCCGCCAACCAGCAGAATATACTCCTATCCCAGCAGTATTCCCGCAAACTGGATATGCAGTCGGCCTACGGCGGAATTTTTTTTGGAGTCAACTACAGACTTTGA
- a CDS encoding START domain-containing protein: MMYRTILGSLILCLPFQLFGWELAKEKNGVTVHTRNVEGSELKEFRGKTKVKASLNSVLALLEDNAAYTTWLKDCKKSEAIRTLNSKEKYIYIWNGVPWPLDDRDFVVHSVFSQDKTTGAVTYTMRPAENVLPEKKGLVRGKIKGYWKFSPKGDEVEVTYQVHSEPGGSIPSSIANFVVVDIPYETLRKMKEKLEEPKYKNAAPSPLLAENPAVH, from the coding sequence ATGATGTATCGGACTATTTTAGGAAGTTTGATTTTATGTCTGCCCTTTCAATTGTTCGGGTGGGAACTCGCGAAAGAAAAGAACGGCGTGACCGTTCATACCAGAAACGTCGAGGGCTCGGAGTTGAAGGAGTTCCGGGGTAAAACGAAAGTGAAGGCGAGCTTAAATTCAGTACTCGCACTTCTGGAAGATAACGCCGCTTATACAACCTGGCTCAAGGATTGCAAAAAGTCTGAAGCGATCCGGACCTTGAATTCCAAGGAGAAATACATATATATTTGGAACGGCGTGCCCTGGCCTCTGGACGATCGGGATTTTGTGGTGCATTCCGTTTTTTCCCAAGACAAGACCACCGGAGCCGTCACGTATACGATGAGGCCCGCCGAAAATGTTTTACCGGAAAAGAAAGGACTCGTGAGGGGAAAGATCAAAGGGTATTGGAAATTTTCCCCTAAAGGAGACGAAGTCGAGGTAACCTACCAGGTTCATAGCGAGCCGGGAGGAAGCATTCCTTCCTCGATCGCGAATTTTGTGGTAGTGGACATCCCCTATGAAACTCTCCGAAAAATGAAAGAAAAGTTGGAGGAGCCGAAATATAAGAACGCAGCTCCTTCTCCCTTGCTCGCGGAAAATCCAGCAGTCCACTGA
- a CDS encoding 7TM diverse intracellular signaling domain-containing protein — protein MKGIYNKGKLGKGRSYFFFLYFVLFLHSGPSFAFDTDKIPTEGLSLGGQAEFWVDSGGQTGFAEVLKKKDDFKPVLSPYFGYGSSVYWFRIRPENETSFPVPWVLEIQYPYLDRIELYRSSSGSNPIYSAGDSVPFRERPLFYRNPSFPLEISGRSQDVIFIRVQTTSAMNFTALAYKREDFFAKANSEQILEGLYFGAILVLVFYNLFLFLSTKERVYFSFSCYVGAGIFLQWILHGYGFQYLWPEATVWASRCIAPLGLLSIAAAADFGRRYFDARSKNPRIHVLVLGLIFFSLASAFVSALLPVRFGMALYFPVVFFGLVCLILLGIQSLPRNLRSTSFFLGAWLVLLFGIFLYGLRFSGFLSRTVWVATWGIELGSLLHVLLIGMSLADRVNELSKDLTNRVDELDAAKHSIEQSEMRFRNLFEGAQELLLTLDKDGRVRDANRTLSRLTGYRPSEIQGKSFLDLIYSPEGPDGSLNIYLAKEKLEEHLKLRKTVDFHSEFSQKYVMEPRPVKIRLQSFDTEGERMVLGKVSEISEDILSRFLQSESMHFTVNNYLRNADILSRQLTSNLGQFTGSEVVTVVRTCLREVLINAIEHGNLGISFDEKTDAIKAGNYMEFIQKRQKEIFYGSRSVKVAYSLNSNRIGFEIYDEGDGFDFKKVLNMDGEKLNQESYTHGRGIMMTRRVFDVVKFNEKGNRVLLIKYLQKPLKYKREPSSFDI, from the coding sequence GTGAAAGGAATTTATAATAAGGGAAAACTAGGGAAAGGTCGTTCGTACTTTTTCTTTCTCTACTTCGTTCTTTTTCTCCACTCCGGCCCCAGTTTCGCTTTCGATACGGACAAAATTCCTACGGAAGGACTCTCTCTCGGCGGACAGGCGGAATTTTGGGTAGACTCCGGAGGGCAGACGGGCTTTGCGGAAGTTCTGAAAAAAAAGGACGATTTCAAACCGGTACTTTCTCCCTATTTCGGTTACGGCTCCTCCGTTTATTGGTTCCGAATCCGGCCGGAAAATGAAACGAGTTTTCCGGTCCCATGGGTTTTGGAAATCCAGTATCCGTATCTGGATCGGATCGAACTCTACAGGAGTTCCTCCGGATCGAATCCGATCTACAGCGCCGGGGATTCCGTTCCTTTTCGCGAACGCCCATTGTTTTATAGAAATCCCAGTTTTCCTTTGGAAATTTCCGGTCGTTCCCAGGACGTGATTTTTATCCGAGTCCAGACCACGAGTGCGATGAATTTTACCGCTCTGGCCTATAAGCGAGAGGACTTCTTTGCCAAGGCCAACTCGGAACAGATCCTGGAAGGTCTGTATTTCGGAGCGATCTTGGTCCTAGTCTTCTACAATTTGTTTCTCTTTTTATCCACGAAAGAGCGAGTTTACTTTTCGTTTTCGTGTTATGTAGGCGCGGGAATCTTTTTGCAATGGATCCTGCACGGTTACGGTTTCCAGTATCTTTGGCCGGAAGCTACGGTTTGGGCGAGCAGATGCATCGCACCTCTCGGTCTTTTGTCCATCGCGGCTGCCGCCGATTTTGGAAGAAGATATTTCGATGCCCGCTCTAAAAATCCCAGGATCCATGTTCTGGTTTTAGGTCTGATCTTTTTTTCCTTAGCTTCCGCTTTCGTGAGCGCTTTGTTGCCGGTTCGATTCGGGATGGCGTTGTATTTCCCCGTCGTTTTTTTCGGACTGGTTTGTCTGATTCTACTCGGAATCCAGAGCTTACCCCGGAATTTGAGGTCGACTTCCTTTTTCCTAGGTGCCTGGCTGGTCCTGCTTTTCGGAATCTTTTTATACGGTTTGAGATTTTCCGGATTTCTTTCGCGCACGGTTTGGGTTGCGACTTGGGGAATCGAATTGGGTTCCTTGCTTCACGTACTACTCATCGGCATGTCTTTGGCGGATCGGGTCAACGAACTTTCGAAAGATCTAACGAACCGGGTAGATGAATTGGATGCTGCGAAACATTCCATTGAGCAGTCCGAAATGAGGTTCCGGAATCTTTTCGAGGGAGCCCAGGAATTGCTCCTCACTCTGGACAAGGACGGTAGGGTTCGGGATGCGAATCGGACCTTATCTCGACTGACGGGATACAGGCCTTCCGAGATACAGGGAAAGAGCTTCTTGGATTTGATTTATTCCCCGGAAGGACCGGACGGGTCGTTAAACATTTATTTGGCGAAGGAAAAGTTGGAGGAACACCTCAAACTGCGGAAGACGGTGGATTTTCACTCGGAGTTCAGCCAAAAATACGTGATGGAACCGAGACCCGTCAAGATCCGTTTGCAATCCTTCGATACGGAAGGGGAAAGAATGGTCTTGGGAAAGGTATCCGAAATTTCGGAGGATATTCTTTCCCGATTTCTGCAAAGCGAAAGCATGCATTTTACAGTGAATAATTATCTTAGAAACGCGGACATTCTCAGCAGGCAATTGACTTCCAACCTGGGTCAGTTTACCGGATCCGAAGTCGTTACCGTCGTGCGGACCTGTCTCCGGGAGGTGCTGATCAATGCGATCGAGCACGGAAACTTAGGGATCAGTTTCGATGAGAAGACGGATGCGATCAAAGCCGGGAATTATATGGAGTTCATCCAAAAAAGACAGAAGGAGATATTTTACGGCTCCAGATCCGTAAAGGTGGCCTATTCCTTAAATTCGAACAGAATCGGATTCGAAATATACGATGAAGGAGACGGCTTCGATTTTAAGAAAGTTCTGAATATGGACGGCGAAAAGCTGAACCAAGAGAGCTATACCCACGGACGGGGAATCATGATGACTCGCAGAGTGTTCGACGTCGTCAAATTCAACGAAAAAGGGAACAGGGTCCTGCTCATCAAATATCTACAAAAACCCTTAAAATACAAACGGGAACCTTCTTCCTTCGACATTTAA
- a CDS encoding acyl-CoA dehydrogenase family protein produces MQSKLQFDLPEELLQLRDLVRDVVRKEVVPNRMHYDENNEYPKAILQKFKEAGLYQALFDEEHGGLGYGMMGGIVLAEEVSWGCLGVNTAFTSTKLGALPIDVGGTKAQKDKWLPLLASGEKTAAFGLSEPNAGSDVPAMATVAVKKGDRYILNGTKQWISSAGQADIYTVFAMTDKERGPRGISCFIIEKGTKGFSFGKKEDKLGIRCSETRQLIMEDCEVPEENLLGGKENQGFLHAFKTLILSRPAVAAGAVGVMQGAFDAAVDYARQREQFGTTIASFQAIQHMLADMAIKIEGSRLLTYRAGVYAETMHKDAAKFSAMAKCYASDSAVQVASDAVQIFGGYGYTKEYPVEKYYRDAKILQIYEGTSQIQRNEIAAGLIKEAASKTKK; encoded by the coding sequence TTGCAATCTAAATTACAATTCGATCTTCCCGAAGAACTATTACAACTTCGAGATTTAGTCCGGGACGTAGTGCGTAAGGAAGTGGTTCCGAACCGCATGCATTATGATGAAAACAACGAATACCCGAAAGCGATTCTGCAGAAATTCAAAGAAGCCGGTTTGTACCAGGCCTTATTCGACGAAGAGCATGGCGGTCTTGGCTATGGAATGATGGGCGGAATCGTTCTTGCGGAAGAGGTGTCCTGGGGGTGCTTGGGTGTGAATACCGCTTTTACTTCCACGAAATTGGGAGCTCTTCCCATCGATGTCGGCGGTACGAAAGCCCAAAAAGACAAATGGCTTCCTCTTCTGGCCAGCGGAGAAAAGACCGCGGCTTTCGGTCTATCCGAGCCGAATGCAGGGTCGGACGTTCCGGCGATGGCCACCGTCGCGGTAAAAAAAGGGGACAGGTACATTCTAAACGGCACAAAGCAATGGATCAGCAGCGCCGGACAAGCGGACATCTATACGGTATTCGCGATGACGGACAAGGAAAGAGGGCCGAGGGGAATTTCCTGCTTCATCATCGAGAAAGGAACCAAAGGATTTTCTTTCGGTAAGAAAGAGGACAAACTCGGAATCCGTTGCTCCGAGACGAGACAGCTCATCATGGAAGATTGCGAAGTTCCCGAAGAGAACCTGCTGGGTGGAAAGGAAAACCAAGGATTCCTACACGCATTCAAGACTCTGATCCTTTCCCGTCCGGCGGTGGCGGCAGGCGCCGTGGGAGTCATGCAAGGAGCGTTCGACGCGGCCGTGGATTATGCCCGTCAGAGGGAACAATTCGGAACAACCATCGCTTCGTTTCAGGCAATCCAGCACATGCTCGCGGACATGGCGATCAAGATAGAAGGCTCCCGTTTGTTGACGTACCGCGCGGGCGTTTATGCGGAAACCATGCATAAGGACGCCGCAAAATTTTCCGCTATGGCAAAATGTTACGCTTCCGATTCTGCGGTTCAAGTGGCTTCGGACGCGGTGCAAATTTTCGGGGGATACGGTTATACCAAGGAGTATCCGGTGGAAAAATACTACCGTGACGCCAAAATCCTGCAAATCTACGAAGGAACCAGCCAGATCCAGAGAAACGAAATCGCGGCCGGTTTGATTAAAGAAGCTGCATCCAAAACGAAAAAATGA